aaaatcgatctGTTTCTGTCGATTGCTTCACCAGATTTcgttttttcttcttgatttgGTTTTGATTAGTTATCTGGTTCGTTTTTCTCTTGTTTTCTTCGATTTTCTAGATCCAGTTTGTTTTTGTGTTCAATTTTTTAAGGTTTTTCAAATGGGGTTTGGGGATAGAGATTCTAGATTTTATGTGGTGGGTGTTTCTTCAAATTGGCTCAAGTGGTCTGAAGTGTTGTGTGGCTTGACGAAAAAGGAGGTCGTTCATGATCCTTTACCGTTTGAAGCTCCTTTAATGGTGGAGACGGAGAAGCTAATGGTATTTTCTGATGAGGAGGTAGAAGGAGATGTGCGTATATGTGAAAATCTTGTATTCGGTAGTTTTGCAGGGCAAAGATTGTCGTTTTTAATGTTGAAATACATTATTCCGAGAATTTGGAAGCTGAACGATGAGTTTCTAATGTCTCTTCACGGTGATAaggtttttgtgtttgattttgacTCAGATGAGGATAGAAATACATCTTTGGAACATGGATGTTTTCTCATTAGAGTCTAATTGTTTGTTGCGAGACCTTGGACTACTATAAGTGAGTAGGAGAAGGAGTTAGCCGAGCTTAAGTCGATTCATGTTTGGTTGAAATTGAGGGGTGTACCGCTTCATTTGTGGATGTCAGGTGTTGGGGAGGTTGATAGCTTTGTTGGAGTGCCTCTTATGTTGGATAAGAAAACTGCAACAAGATCAAGGATGTCATATGCAATAATATATGTTGAAATTGATGTGCAATCTGATTTTCCTAGCCAAATTGATGCTCTAATTGGGAAGTTGAGATCAAGGTTCCTTTAGAAATATGAATGGAGACCTCCTAGATGTTCTCATTGTGCAATGTTTGGTCACACTAATGAAAAATGTGTTTTTGTTGCAGCTGCTTCCATTGTTGCAGCTACTAGTCTTGGTGTTCATGCCCTAGTCTGTGACCATTGTAATGGCGTATTTAGGAAGCTCTTAAAATACAAAACCAATTCATTTGACACTCCTCCAATCATTAGGAGCAATTATACCAAATTTAAGTGGTTGAGAAATATCAATTCTGAGCCTTATTTTCATGGAGTTGTAACCATTGTAATGGCGTATAGGGTCACTTAAAGCTATTAGTTCTCCAAAATCATGAGTGTTCTCTATGACAATAAGGATTGTAGTCTGCTCAGGGTAGAGTTTGTGAAGGGTTATCTCAAAAATATCACTGGTGATATCAAAGTTTTCAAGGAGAACTGATAAATTACAAAAATGAAACAAGAAAGTATCTCCACAAATCACCTTAGTTCCTGGCCTAAGAACATTAAACATTTCATTACTGGATTTAAAATTAATCAGATAAAAGACCCTACCCAGCTTGCTAATAGAAAGCTTACCAAATAACTTCCGTCTATACTTTAAAGCATTTCTTAAATAAAAAGAGTTTTGTTCATTTTTGTTAAAAAACAACCAACCAAGCGATCTTGCCATTGTCAAACAGGAAAAGAATCTTTCCTAGCATGATGATCAATAAAACTATTGTATGAAACATCTCTAAATTCACGGCTAGACAGAGAGATAACAACATATATTAAAACAAAATTTAGGAACATGAATAGGTAAACATAGACAATGAATtagagagaagaaagaaagagggatGAAGGTAAAAGAGATGGTTTTGAGCAGTATTTATAAGTGAAATGAGCATAGAGAATATTGTTTTCAATACATAATATGAATTTGATAAAAAATTAGTTCtctgaaaaattaggttttgcagAAAACATGGAGCTATAATTGATGGATTGGTATGGGTTACAACAAGGGTTACCTGTTTAATTCTTCTAATGCCACttcaatttcttcatcttcaagggTGTATATGAAATTGCCTCTGATAAGAAAGCAAAAATAATCAGAGGATGAACAGTGTTTCCTTGGAACTTGATTGGAAAATCGATGTCTCAACTGAGATGAGAAAAAGGTGAAAAGCTCGTGATGAAACTGTTCTTCAAGGAGGATCAGACAAAAACACTTTTGAGAACTAATCAGATCCAAGTAAAGATTAAGCCATCAAATCAGATAGatcaatatcttcagaatttttcatcCAGCAAGCAATTGAGAGAGAGTTTCATGGAAAAGACCACAGCACCATGAATCAGGTTAGAATCAGCAACACCATGGAATCAGGTTCTGGAGTAACATCAACATCTAATCAGACCACAGCCGAAACTTATTGGACTATATCGCGAAACGCCGGTCGATATGAGGCTTAGTTAGAAAGTGTTGGGAGGAACATGGTTGTTGATTTAGGGATTAGGGTTGTAGATTTAGGACAAATTTGAGTTTTTTGATGACTCTCGATTCGCATAGCGTATTATTGTTTTCACAGTTTTCTTATCCTGTCAAGATTAACTGTTTGTATCCTGGAGTTTGAAGTTGTGAAGGATGAGACCATGTTTTTGTATGTTAATAATTTAGAAATGATTGGTGGGACTATAATGAATATGGGAAATCAAGCTTAACAAATGTTGCAAATTTCCAATTACTATtgtaaaattaataaaattaacggCAAAAATCCATGAATAACATAAAATAATTGTAAAATCTAAATTAACAAATGAAATATGACAATTCTGATTCATTTTTTCTACCTAGGGGCAAACTCAAAGTGCTCCAGAACATGTAATATTACATACCATTTGTTTGCCTAGTTGTTTGGGCCtattaaaagagaaaaaagatcAAAAAACCTGGATAAACAACACTATAACAAATAGTACCATATAGTTATTAAAAATTGAATCCTAGAAGGGAAAATACAATGAATAGGTATTAAATTAATATCCTAGAAGGAAAAATACTAtaaatattgaagaagaaaataaacttTAGATGTGTAGAGCAAGGAGATAAAACTATTACAGGTTTAAGTAAGAGAGTTCAGCCAGTCGAGCTCTTGAGCAGTGGACTTGGACCAATTAGGCTGAATCCAAGTGCAGTTTGAAAGCCAACCCTTAGTGCCATATATGTTATTAGTAGCAGAATGCTGAGAGGTACCACCAAAAGAATGATAACTTCCTGTTTCAAGTGAATAGCATAAAATCCCTTCACCTTCCAGATATAATCTAGGGAAATATACTTTGTTCTCCATCCGACTATTTGGAGCGATTGCTGAGAAACAAGTGATGTCGCTAATGAATAACACATGCTTTCTCAAACTTTCAACTTTAACCCATTCCATTTCAGAGAAATCCATTCTAAAGATTCTAACTAACATTTTGGGACATAATTTTACTAACAGaagatcttctccacacttgaCCAAGAAACTTGGGAACGAGTCATTAAAAAGTTCCAGAGGTTTCTTAAGATATTCAAATGTATCATCCGATAAGTTAAGTTTATTTAAAGTTCCATCATAACCTACAGAGTAGAAGACCCCGTCGAACAAAGTCAGAGTATTTCGTAAAGGCGAATATTTTTCAACATGAGAATCTTCAAAGCTAACAACTTCCCATTCTTGTTCTCCTCTTCTAATCGAGTAGATGGTGATACCAAAGCCCCTTCCATCAATGCCAAAAACTATACAGTCTGGAGCAGTCGGTAAAGAGGTGAAAGAGATGTCTGACAAGCAATGACACCCTGTAAAATCGGGCAAGTTGGATTGTCTCCCTAGTGTAAGGATTGTAAAAGAATAACTCTATCTCTCTGGACATAAGTATCCAACCACCCTTTTGATAACGGATTGTGGCACCTAGTAGAAATTCCGAGAACTTTATTAGGTAGTTCTCATTATTATGCATCAAATCTACAAAATTATAGATGGCGCACCTGTTATCTCTAGAGAGACCAACCATGGAAATAAATATCTGGTTTCAACGGTTTGGGTAGTACGAATGAACCTAGACTTTACTACAGGCATTACCTCTTGATTC
This is a stretch of genomic DNA from Papaver somniferum cultivar HN1 chromosome 1, ASM357369v1, whole genome shotgun sequence. It encodes these proteins:
- the LOC113290193 gene encoding F-box/kelch-repeat protein At1g57790-like; translation: MGEKEASSRTTPWLVFPYGKGKKKQALYNICEPNNTNCIKIIPELSRKAFWQKPCHKGWLVILCDDNGKDGDDDVDVNQSSNIPNWNYGDYISFTSLPTAPDCIVFGIDGRGFGITIYSIRRGEQEWEVVSFEDSHVEKYSPLRNTLTLFDGVFYSVGYDGTLNKLNLSDDTFEYLKKPLELFNDSFPSFLVKCGEDLLLVKLCPKMLVRIFRMDFSEMEWVKVESLRKHVLFISDITCFSAIAPNSRMENKVYFPRLYLEGEGILCYSLETGSYHSFGGTSQHSATNNIYGTKGWLSNCTWIQPNWSKSTAQELDWLNSLT